AGGAGCCGATTTTATAAGGGGTGGCCATTCGTGTCAAAATTACTATTCTAAAATCGGTCGATGTTTACACAGTCTACCTTGTTATTATTACCTTAAAACAGTACAGCGCAGTTGGTATAGCAGTTGGAGTCGACGTTATAAAAGGGTCGACGTTACAAAAGAGTCTATGTTATTTCTAGTAAGTCGACCTTTATTCAATTTAACAGTAAACTGGAGAGTCGAGTGTAGGCTAGGAGGAGTGGGGCTGCACAGGGCAGGCTAACCTTAGTAAGCCTAAGGTCACTTCATTGGGTTTCTCCAGTCTGTTCTGTGCAGCACCCCTCGGCTCCAGCTCTCTATACTCTCCAGTTTACCGTTAAATTGTAAAGGTCGActtactacaaaacacaggATAGGCCTACTCTAGGTAAACATCGACTCTTCCATAACATTGGCTTTTTTTTAAAACATTAACTCTTTTATAACGTCGACTCCATTTTCACTCTTTTTGGATTTTGACACAAATGCCACCCCATAATTAAACCCTCACATGTTTGTGCCAATACAAGTAATTCTTCATGAACCCTCTTCCTGaattcgtataattatagatatacttTGCTGTTGATATGTTTTATCATCTTCATTTCAGAATATGGCCAAGAAAGATGTGTTCTTCTGGCAGACAAAAACTCTGAGCAGGTCCTTGAGTTACTTAAATCATTAGTACAAACTGGGGAGAAGTAGCTaagctacagtacatgtaactgttTATCTCAGTCCATTGTTGGAGCTACAagaaacataataatttattatagtcATAAATAATTGTTGCAGAGAATAATTACGATCATTTTTAATGCATGCTGACTATTGAATCAATTCTATTCGGTTGCTGTTGGATCGTGAAAGAATGCTGTCAGTGCAAACACTAGGAACACAACTCCTCCAATTATAGTCACTGCAAACAAGGTTGATTTTGGTAAACAAAGGTTGACACACATTTTAAATACTACACAGTACCTGTTCTGACTGATATCCGCTGTGCTACAATCTTCCCACCAATAACAGCAAGTGCAGTACACAAGGCATGACCCATAGTGCCACCTATTGTTACTCCTATTGGGTCCTGGGGAGGTTAAGACTGGCTGTTCACAATGTATAACAATCAGGCACACTTTTATACAGACAACTAATTGTACAAAGAGAACAAACCTCTCTAGCCCCTAGAACAATGGTTGTGAGTTGAGACCTGTCACCCCACTCTGCGAGGAAGGTGAGGGTGAATGCCTGAACGAATATTGGGGACACAAAAGGTCTCAACAGACGCAATCTTCTTCTTAAAGGTGGAACAGTGGTCAGACCTTGCTCTGTATCTGTGAGACCCGGTTGTGACAGCTGTGAAGGCAAAGTAACATACAagtgtgtacatgttcatccacttcattattaattatatTACATACAGCTCTCTGCCAGTCCGATAAAACCAAAAACCAAGAGACAACTAACTGTTTCATCTCTCTTTCTGAGCTCTTCCGAAACTTCTTCAAATTCCTCCTGACCCTCATCTGGGCTCATATTGTATCCTTCATACAACATTTTCACCCCAAACAGTGCCAGAAGCGCAGTACACGTGTAAAATGTGACTGATCGTGGAACGATCAGTGTTGCATAACCAAGGCACACAGAAAGGAATGTCATTAGACCTAGTGCGGACAATGCTCCACAGAATACCAGCAGTCTAGAAAAGAAGGACACAATAGTCTACATTCAATCCACTTGGAGAGGTGGGCACATGTAAAAAGACTGTAAATGTACGCCTCACACAATGAATGTTATTTACAGCAAAGGCATTGTGAATATACGTTACTATCAATAAAAGAAACAGTAGAAAAGACGTATAACAAGGCTAACATTTATAGTCCGTAGTGAACAGAGATATAGATAGAATGCTTACCTAGAGTGCTTCATGGCCATAATAGCAGCAATAAAGAAAGTCTTGTCTCCAATTTCAGACACAATTATTACAGAAATCGAGGCCAAGAACGCATGCACAAAACTCAGCCCCTCTGTCACCTGGTCTTTGCTGTCCTCTATTTTATCCGCTGGTATAATATCCTTGGAAAAAAGGATGGATAATCAGGGATTTTATGAACACATGATAATGTACCTTTATAACATGGACTCCATCTTGTGGCTCCAAATCGAGGTCATCTGGTAATCGCTCCGCACCAGCCTTTAATTCTACTTGTTCTTCAACAGTATCTAGGCCTACATCTTTAAGATCTATAAAAGGCAAGTCCCTTTCCTGTCTCTTCAGTGGCTCACCTTGAGCTAGCTTCTGCTCCTCACAATTGATACTCACAGAAAACAGCCAAAAAATAGAAATACAGATGAGCAATTTGAACTGCTGCCCAGGCATAACTAACTAACTATAAAAGAGATAGAATAGGACCGGGCACAGTgctagtgcagtacagtacagtacctTACTTTTACATCAAAAATAATAGCAaacctagttgggcgtggcccgactTCAGAGCTGGGCGTAGCCTATCATATCCcacattaaaaaaaaaaaaaaaaaaaaaaatcataTCCCACATAGTGGGTTGGGTTGGGCACCGCCCAACTTGGCTAGGACACTCGACTCAGCGTAAACATGTCTCTGAGGATTGTTTTTAGAATTAGAAGTCTTTGCCATTCCAAGGCCAAGGAGAGCAAGCAGTGTGTTTGGAGAAATCTTCAAAcgagagaaacaagaggaagCAGCTTGCCAGTTCTAAAAAATGCTTGGAAATATGAGGGAGGGACTTGGAGATCTAGTTGGGCCTCTGCTGGTGCTTGTACTACTGGTTTTGCAGTCCTTGGATGGTATCTTTTCGACAAAAGAGAAAGGTCATTAAGGAGTGTGCACACACTTCAAGCTGCTGAGGATGAGGCAAAAGTGAGGAAAGTTTCTCTAAGGGAAAGAAGGTACAAAGATTTCTCTTCGGTGATGTACCACGGAGAGCCATACATGACTGGCAGGGATTTCCTAGAGGCTATTACCAAACAAGCCCCTAGATGTGAGTGTTGTTGTTAGTTTAGTTAGTTTGAGCACAATTTCCAAACTACTTTCATTCTTATTTTCTTTTTCACTCTATGTACGTGTTGTGTGTAGCATTTGAGCCTGTGTTTGTGGATGAAAAGACATTGAATAAGATCGTACAGGGGGCTCCATCTCGTTCCAAAGGCTCTCAACACCTCTTCAGAGACATGTGGAATGATGGTTGGTCTTATCTAGTCAGTGTAACAGTTGTACTTGGTTTTACTAACATTTTTTGCCTCAACTTGCAGCTATTCTTACGTATGCTGATTATCTATTTCTGTTGACAGCTCTTGTCAGTAAGTGTGCGTGTTTGCAGTGTGACTGAATTTAGTTTATCTCCACAGAAACTAAAAGGCAGTTTGAAATAGCTTTCAAAATGATTGATGCAGACCAGAATGATTATGTTGACTTTAAGGAGTTTCAAAAGGTAATTTCTCCAAAGCGTTACTTGTATGTGTTTGTGATTTTGTGATATTTACTCTAATTTTTCGCTGATAGGTTCAACAGTCTGTGACGCGGCAAAGAGATCATGCTGTAAGGATTACCTTCATGCTGCAATGTAGCTTATAATGTGTTGTGTACTCGTGTGTACAGTTAATTCAGCAGCAGCTCTCTCAAAGCTCACTCACTGTGCACTTATTTGGAACTAAAGGAAACCAGAAGCTCTACTCGAAAGATTTCTACAAGTTTGTATTCGTTTGCATACCCATACCATAATGATACGTGTACATAGTAGTATGTATGATGTGTGAGTTTTAGCATGTTTAAACAGAtgccacacataattatgtaattgaGTTATATTACCATTGCCATTTCCTTTCTTTGAAAGATTATTACTATGCCCCGATTTTTTGTATCAGGTTCATAGACGATTTGCAAACAGAAGTCTTAGAGATCGAGATATCCTTCCTCATCTTATGGTAGTGTCCAATGTGCATGTAACGTGTATCATCTAGCTCCCTCTTCCGACCTTAACTTGTAATCACTTCAATCAGTATTCAGGAGGAACACCAACAATTTGTGCTGAGGACTTTGCAAGAGTTTTGCTGAAGCACACCACTTGGGATTTGGAGGGAGTCTTTGGCAGGCTGAAAAAGAGACCACGTAGTGAAACAGTTAGTTTTACCAGTCTTTGTCTATGtactacatacatatacatatatgCATGTGGTCCTACGGCTCTTTCTGTATAATAACTATAGTACAATCTAATAGGGTGTTTCGTTCGAGCAGTTCAAAGACTTTTGTCAGTTGCTTAACTCACTGGATGATTTTGAGACAGCAATGGCTATGTACACAATAGCTGGCACAGCCGTGGCAAAGGAGGAGTTCAAGAGAGCTGCCAAAGTATGCATTGGGAGACCTCTAGATGAGACAGTTGTCAGCACAGTGTTCCACATATTTGATGTTGATggtgagcatgcatgcagtctcttggTGGTCATTTTATTGAGTCTGGTTTTCTTGGACAATTTGTAGGAGATGGTAAACTAAGCCATCGTGAGTTTATGGCTGTTATGAAGAACTGGAAACTTAGAGGATTCAAAGTAAGTTCtggttacattgtacagtataacAAATTAATTGAtgcaatattattttattacaaTATAGATCAAAATTTAATGCATTCCACTAAGTCTACCAAATTTCAATGGACGTATATATGTTGCAAAATGTTAACAGCTGGCCTTCTCTGCCAAACCTTTGTCTATAATAATAGAAGGTATACATTATGCACCCACTAATGTACAGCAATTCAAACATGTAAGTGATTGCTATGTGATGTAACCACACACAGATGATGGAACACAAGAAACTGGGAGTGTGGGACGAATTCAAAACCTGTATTAAGATGGAAATGAGAGAAAGGGCATGATACAATCTTAgatctaaacataattatctagaCATGACTGTGTTATGTGTGTCTGTGGTTTTAGTCAATAGTTTTAGTGATGTTCTAATTACAAGAAATTGTCTAGGTTGTTCACTGTAAAATGTAAAATTAATACCTCCAAACAAACCGTCACTGTGAGAGTGTATATAGTGGTTTTTGATTTGATTTCTCCGATTGTAGTCGGACACGAGTAAGAGTAGCTGTAGCTTGTGTGAATCTGATCTATATACTATAGTCCGATGAGAACATTGAAGTGATATGGATTTAGATGTAGATGAACGCAGGGAGATCGTATCAACCACCATAGAGCGACTCTCTCTGGTGATAGGGGCATCAGGAAATGCAGAAGAACTGGTTAGCCTTGTCACTCAGATTGTCAAAGCCCTGAAAAAATTGATTGCGGGAGCGCCTGATGCAACCAAGACAAGAGGCACAAGTTCTCTAGCTGAGTTTGTTTTCGCAGCTAAAAAAATCGCTAAGGATGCCCGAGCAGTGGACTCTGCCTCACTGCAGCAGTTGTCCAGAACGAAAAAGGCCGTGGAAAGTCTAGTGAAAGAGGTGAACTTGTTTTATGAGTCTCAACAAAGTTACAGCAGTGATGtagagcttgagagcctgctTAGACAAACCAGTCTCCCCTCCAGACCAGCAGAGCCAGTGAATGATGTGGGTAGAGTGAGCCCCACTGATGCACCACCTACCACAGAGACTGAACGACGACTAGCAGCTGAGCTGAGGAGACATCAAGAAAGTCTTCAAGCTAAGACCGAACCACAGAGAAACCCAGTGCAACATGGTCAACCATCAGATGTATTGCGGACAGCTATGGTAGGATTGCAGCGTGCCACAGGAGCATTGGTGGACGCATCCGGGCATAAGGCACCTGCCAAGGGCTCTGTGCTGGAGCCTACTCTACTCCTTACTAAGATGGTATCTATGCTCATGGACTTGGTGGACAGTCTGTTTGTAAGCAAGTACCCCATGAGAACAcaggtgtgtggagtggtcCATTGTTTACGCTACCTTTTATGCCTTAACTGTTCTCAAACTTGTAGTTACTCCTTTCACTAATTAGCTCTTGCCTCTTTGCCCAATGTTCTGCTTATATGGTGTGGCTGATATTGAGTAGTGAACTGTCAATCATGAATATTTGTGTAATGTAGCATGTTATCGCTGGAATGTATACACCCATCAGGTTTGCTTTGTTCAAGAAAAGAGTatcctaataattatgactatcaCCACTTTGTCTTTCGAAATTGGCAGTTCAGAACCTGACATGCACAAAACTGTACTTAGATAGGCGTAGTTGAGCCGGGCCAGGCTGTTGATCTATTATTAATTGACACCTAATCCTCACTTTTATGTTTCTGTCCATCTGGTTCTATTGACTAGTCTACTGACTAGTAGGACACTAGTTTCAATATCATTTTCTTTCCCCAGGTCCACTCATTCTGTTGTATGTTGATCGACAATGCATTGGTGTATGGCGAGCAATCTAAGACTGATGATGCTGCCTCTTTACGTCTCATCTCCACCCAAGCCCCAGCTCTTATGAGTGCCATAGAGGTCATGGCCGAACAGTGTTATAAGAGGTatgctgtaattacatgtGTGGGCCCATGTTTACTTGTATACCTGCAAAACAGTGGAAGCAAGCTGATCGATGAAGgccttattatgcctcggtgtgcacacgcgaggtatacggtagtgtgtctgtgtatactgctacagctgctccatgacaatgaagtgcaagtaaaagATTCTGTAGGTTTTTAGTCACTGGATTGCAATTAGTGGATTTAACATCGAGTTATGGCACTTTGAAGGCTGCTGCAGACTCTTGCTTAACAAAATCTGTTGATATAACTTAGCTATTCTACTTACTTCTGCACTAGAGGTGGGgtcaagagtgagaaaagggCTGCAAAGCCATTAGCTTAGCAGCCATTAATATTACTTTCAACAATCATGGTCCATCTTTCCCACTCTTTTCTGCATGCGTAACTAATTGTTAATTATATGTGTGTatttaactagagcactgaagtgctaatcctcggctgttgacataataaatagaaaccagaggagtacAGAAGCAACAATCTACAATAATAGAGACCGCggtaaggatcacttcagctgcaagtATGTAGATccacctcgaataaaggtcgcatGTAGAGCTAGGCAACATgcagttcaagcttcttagcttcttagcttttgctcgcttttatacaACAATTAACTAAGCTAAATCTACCAatataacttgttgtgtgaccATTTTTACTGGCATTAGATGATGATTTCTTCCAACTATTTGGCCTGATCAATGACTCACATTAATTGTGtatctgcatgtattataCCGTAGACAATTGTATAGTCTCTCATGTCGCCTTGTTACAGTAATAATATTGCTCTGAACAAATTTGCAGATCAGAAAACATCAGAGAGAGTCAGAAGATGTCTATACAGCGTGGAGTTGACCTCCATGATCTTGACTTGAATGGTCCTGGTCATACAAAGAGTCCTGTGGTCAGGAAAAGAAAAGATCCCCCATTGCCCCCAGCGAAGAAGGAGCAATTGCCTCCACCACTACCAAAGGTAGTGTTTGTACGTAAATATTTTTTGTGTGTTTTTTCTTTCAATACTTTACTGTGCTTTGCAGCTTACTTGGAAGTTTGGGGCGAATAATCCCAAAAAATAGTTTTGAAAGTTCATATAAAACCTTTGATAGAGTGCAtggtgccataattatgttgagcCGTCACACTTATTGCCGAGCAGGAAGCGAGTTGAATAATCGTGCTACCTGATTCTGGCCCATGTGGATATAAATTGTAACGGATGTGGGTTGGGCTCCCCCCGGGGGCGCTTTAAGGCAATAAAGAAGCAAACGATGCACTTccttagatgggcgtggccgcTGTAGCTCTGCAAACCAGTACAACTTTATATGCTCGATCTCGTAGGCTTTTAGCTGTCTCTATAGCTCTTTGTACTGTAACAGCAAATACAAGGGAGGGACagaagagctagagctagacgACAGCAGGCAGATTAGCAGAGGTCAGCTCATTGTAGGTATCACAAAGTAGATCTACACTGAAATAGTGTCACACAAACAGTCATGCCTGACATTTTAGTGTAGTTCCTATAAAGGCCTACTGTACAGATGATATAAAAGAGAACTTTTCATTTTAGCTGTTATTATCAAACATAAACAAAAATCAGAGCTTCCCGCGAGGCGCCTGCGTATATGTATACATATGCCctagtataatatatataaacTTCCAGGTGAGCTGCAAAACACAGTACTCGTACTATTCATCACTATTTTCATATATGAACACAAGTCATTTTTGTTTGCAGGAATTTGAAATTGGGTGTATGATCTGTACAAATGTGGCTGTGGATAGAGAGAGCAAGGAGATTGTGAGTGCACATACTCGTTGATAGCTTGTTACCTCTTTGTTTGAACACTCCGTGTGGTGAAGTGTGTACACGGTTAGTTACGTGTACGTGCATAACAAATGAAGTTTGGTCTTATATTTACATATGATGTATTGTGAATTGCAGTGCTTACATTGAAGTGACCGTAATTACATTTGTCCTTTTAAGGTATTGGTAATTAGTGTGGCTGTATCTATTGCTAATTCTCTGGTATGCTTTGATCATAGCGGAGTGCAAGGTTGTTATGTGGGGGCTTGTTTTGTTTTTACTTTTTTGATTTTAGAATGCAATAATCACTCCTTCTCATAGCTGACTAAAGGCTCTGAGATTAAGCTGTGTGTTAATGAGAACAATCGAGTTGGCGATGTAAGAAAAATGCTTACCAAAAGAACAGGGCTACCACTGGAGCACATTCAACTCCGATTTAGAGTAAGTATCCTCTAGGTCCTTCCAACTTCAGTCATGTATTGAGCGAGCCCTGGACCGTTTTTAACTGTAAAGCAATGGTCCAAACAATTGTGTAGTATTATCGAAGTGTATGCCTGGTTTCCTGCTTGCTCAGATTCACTCTTTACCCGCTTACACGTAGGGTGACGATGTACTGCTGGATGAAGTAAAGGTAACACCGGACAATGCCATCCCTTATTTCATGTTCAACAAGTTTGAACCTGGGGAGGAGGAACTGCAAGACTTCAAAAAAAAGCATCGCAGGGAGCGAAGAATAAGGATTGACAATGCAGACTGGTCAAAAGTCCCAAAGTAAGTCTTTGATTCTGGTTGTTTTGCAACTAAAAGTGTTGTCATGGCTACACAGTTTTAACTTACATAGGTGAGTTGCATGTAGTAGCCCTTACAAGTAGTGGCAGTACACGTTTTACGCTCAGGGAATCAGGATATACACTCACTGAGTCCCTTTCTCTTGGGTGCATGGTTTCCAGTCTATGCAATGCATaggcagggctgcattgagggggggggggcgaggggGTATTTCTCCCCCCTGGGCCTAGCTTTGCCCCCTGGGATTTAATTTTGATACAATAGTAGGAAGCTGAGGTAGGTAGTCAGTTTAGTTTTAAACAGCTATTCTGTGCACCTAACACTACAATCATGTAATGATGATATCACTAAATTGATAACTATATGAGCTGAAATTACGCCAGAATTGATCTATGCCCCCAAATATCTAAATTTTTATGCTCCCCCGGACCCCCTTAGTTTGGAATAATTCGCATCGGGGGCTTTGCCTCCCCCTATATTTTTCATTTGCCAAATTTGCCCCCCTGACCCAAAGTCCTGGATGCAGGCATCCTGTGACTTTGTTACCTGCCAGGCTCTGCCCATCGACTGACAGCCTACGTTCATTTTTACTGTGCCACCGTCACATAACTAAgcgaggcaggctctcctttagAGGAAGCTGGACACGCGTCATTAACTGTCATCCTTTAGGTCTGtaacataataaattatatagagctGGAATACACTATGACTTAACTAGCTATGATTTTGTATCCAACACAGTACTGTATTTCCATACCGTAGAAGCTGGATTATTATAGCACattactcgattataagcaTATTAATTTACACACGCTCAACTGCTGGTTTTTTCCAATGAAAGTTATAGCTAGTACTATTCTTGGTAACTGGTGATCGATATCAGTTTGGAAGGACTTTTTGTGTGCACTCAGCTGTTATAATGAGGTGCTGATACCTCTTATACAAACGTTATAATTATCGTGGTGCGTTAAtttgttttgctgcatgctAGGCAGAATcacagaatcacagggaaactcaaagagtgggacataatcgaccatgattgttgttaaaaaggatcgatgccaaaagtccaagtctaaaattaatggctgcctctcttctcactcttgcagctaccaatagctagagTTCTAGTGCAGAAGTAACTACAAGTAGAGTATAGCAACACTCTatcatggacaagtttttctacacactcttctgaaaTGAAAAGGCTGCagtggcattccaagtaagcaaaactaggcagagaaccaagcattattttgtaaatccacgaattaaaatccgaaaacatgactagaagcctatagaaactcttacttgcacttcattgatccttgagcagctgtagcagtctacaaacacaaacacacaaacacatacctcgcttgcgcatgcgcaccgaggcataattatatgagatGGACATGGACCCCTTCTGTTTCATATATTAAAttggaggtacatgtagcaggGTTCTGCCCAGGAATTTTGAGAGGTGGGTAAAAATGATGGGGGAAAATTCGCCCATGTAGGGGGTGTGTATGGGAAGGGGGACACAAAtttgaacatgcatgtgttgtaagTATAtagctgaaataattatatatgtgcaTTGTTGTACttgcatcagtacagtatgGTGCTATACTAAGATTTCTTCATCACAGGGTCATAATCAGTATACTTGGAAGTATTAACTGCATGCACCCAGTtgctcactctctagcttgtCTTTCCCTTAGCAGGTAGTCCAACTCCCTGTTTTAAGGcagagtatagctagctagctagctgcagcatagatagagtagaaggggattggcaacggaagtggttcacgtgatgttttacaatgaagtctatgtAGAGCTCAGAAACAATCCGTGTTTTGCTTTCTACCCCGGGTAAGTTtaccgggaaacttattgagTCTAATCATAGTCTATGCATGCGTCTCAAAGACCCCTCTAACACTTAAACAAATGCCCCCTGATGGTGAGTATCATTTGGAAACGAAGAAAATACAATCTTGATTGTCATGAAGTAACTAGTCTAACACAGAGTgatttttcatgcttgtgtcaGTTTACctactgccctttgcagctcactagAAAGTTTAGGgaaaatagtaaattgcaaaaaaccacttgagataagtgtaacagtttacataagtaaaccacaatactatagaGCCCTCTAAGGACCAAGTTAAAATTTTGGAATAGACCAGATCTttatgttttgttgttgtagtttCTCACACTATTTGTTGTAGCTCACGTAAGCTCACGTGAAGTTTTGGCAAATAGTATTACTGTAAAATGCAAAAAACCActgtgtaacagtttacagctAAACCACAACTTGGCCAAATCTCTATCTATAAGTACTAAGTTTGGGCTGTAGGAGTAGCTTGATTACAACATAACTGCCTGTTCGTCTAGCTATTTTTTGTTGACTGAGAAACAGCCTGCTGCTGAACCAGTCTCCAATTCTCTGCCACAATGACATAGTACGCCACTTAACTCCTCTTGATAAGGATTAGTTTTTCATGGTTACCCAACTACAGTAGTTTATGCTGAAAACTGTACTAaggtatatactatatatcCACATAAAGATCTGAATCTTCTGTTCCAAAATTTATACTTGTCCCTTGTTCTATAGTATTGTGGGttacttgtgtaaactgttacacttatctcaagtggttttttgcaatttactatttgctccaaacttccaagtgagctgcaaagggcagtactacgatatagctaaggttgtgtcactaagtagtgtgctgtgtcccaaatggccacaaGTATTTgatgaagttgatgtttagcagcaaaactgctcgtggactttttacagctagacagcaaaaacaattctcatgaattattcatgtttagacccCATGTTGGAaataagcctcgattaaaactgcgggaaacacggatggtacttcgagggtacctcgtttccaatccctctctactcaaTCTATGGCTGCAGTACTCCTCGAACTCAACAAAGCCATGCTGGAGCTTCAATTAATTGTTCTGGTCATGCGCAGTAGAGTTCAATTAAtagttagctctatataaGGCACATTAAGACAGTAAAACTGGTAAGCGAAGACTAGCAGCTAAACTGACAGTACTTGTAGAATGTAAAGCAGTGGTCGGAAAATATCTAGTGGTGGTCGCAGCTTACCTAAACGACCACTGTAGGCAGAACTCTGATGTAGGTGGTACTTCAGAGGATTTGCCTCTTTTAAGAATGACCTGTTTAAGGTTACGAtaaaccgtttgctcattaattattcatgagctagtgATCTTGAgcagctacatgcacaatcaTGTTGAAAGTCCGAAGTCCAAAACATAcagttaatccggtcacccttgggacagtgcagcttggccggaatagcgaggtggccggctgtatttcaggaaatagccaaggcttaaaaacgaccttacctcgaatctaatgactagtTTTgctgcggttcttgtctcgggGATAATGAAAGATATTAAATCATCAATTTTatttgccaaaccacacccaaaacgtcatatccggccgtaataaacgtataaaattacattgaaaacctagtttggggcagccagtactggccagctCAGGtgcagtctactgtagcttgaCTATAATATGCAGGGCCACACAAGGATATATTTTTTTTAAAGGCTACTgaagctcacaagaggctgttttcttTGGCTCCATCAGCCATTTTAAGTACACGTTCTTGTTTTGTGATAGTTACTTGACCTGGAACGAAAAAACACTTCGTGTAGCCCTCCAAAAAGTATCCTATAAGAGCAAGAGCACAGAGGTAGAAATAacatttatagtttcacaaaactCATTTTAAATAtaaaatcatgaatattcatgagcaaacagtTTACCATTAACCTAAAAAGATTTTCAGGAAATCTAACTATTAATGGCACAGTTAGGAGCTTGCTTAGCTCACCACTCCATTGGTTTCCATGCCGTTAGCTTAGTTAGCTATTGGTGTCATCACtcgtcacagagacatccAGGTACTGGGTGGGACTCGAAGATGA
This genomic stretch from Halichondria panicea chromosome 16, odHalPani1.1, whole genome shotgun sequence harbors:
- the LOC135350364 gene encoding putative divalent cation/proton antiporter TMEM165 isoform X2 — protein: MPGQQFKLLICISIFWLFSVSINCEEQKLAQDVGLDTVEEQVELKAGAERLPDDLDLEPQDGVHVIKDIIPADKIEDSKDQVTEGLSFVHAFLASISVIIVSEIGDKTFFIAAIMAMKHSRLLVFCGALSALGLMTFLSVCLGYATLIVPRSVTFYTCTALLALFGVKMLYEGYNMSPDEGQEEFEEVSEELRKRDETLSQPGLTDTEQGLTTVPPLRRRLRLLRPFVSPIFVQAFTLTFLAEWGDRSQLTTIVLGAREDPIGVTIGGTMGHALCTALAVIGGKIVAQRISVRTVTIIGGVVFLVFALTAFFHDPTATE
- the LOC135350364 gene encoding putative divalent cation/proton antiporter TMEM165 isoform X1 → MPGQQFKLLICISIFWLFSVSINCEEQKLAQGEPLKRQERDLPFIDLKDVGLDTVEEQVELKAGAERLPDDLDLEPQDGVHVIKDIIPADKIEDSKDQVTEGLSFVHAFLASISVIIVSEIGDKTFFIAAIMAMKHSRLLVFCGALSALGLMTFLSVCLGYATLIVPRSVTFYTCTALLALFGVKMLYEGYNMSPDEGQEEFEEVSEELRKRDETLSQPGLTDTEQGLTTVPPLRRRLRLLRPFVSPIFVQAFTLTFLAEWGDRSQLTTIVLGAREDPIGVTIGGTMGHALCTALAVIGGKIVAQRISVRTVTIIGGVVFLVFALTAFFHDPTATE